A stretch of the Aminipila terrae genome encodes the following:
- the topA gene encoding type I DNA topoisomerase yields the protein MASSKNLVIVESPSKAKTIGKFLGSKYKVVASVGHVRDLPKSKLGIDLENNFEPQYIAIRGKGDVIKAMRQEAKNADKVYLATDPDREGEAISWHIAHLLGIDPTKACRIVFNEITKNAIQTAVKNPRTIDTKLVDAQQARRVLDRLVGYQISPLLWRKIRRGLSAGRVQSAALKLICDRENLIKDFKPVEYWNIAAMLSEMQDEKGKSTEKKKFTAKLIEYLGKKITVDNKEAADTIVAALKKNDYIVKKVEKKERNKRAYAPFTTSSLQQDAANKLGFYTKKTMMIAQQLYEGVEVKGHGTIGLVTYIRTDSVRISEEAKSAAKVFINERYGEQYHSNNIFSNKKRDVQDAHEAIRPSYIDLVPDEIKESLTKDQYNLYKLIWSRFMASQMTAAVYDSMAVEIENGDYTLKANGSKLKFDGYLRVYQDAGEENNEKMLPELQVGHKLNLLDLQCDQNFTQPPARYTEASLVKDLEEKNIGRPSTYAPIIATLMERKYVSREKKSLLPTDLGFIVTELMEKYFKEIVDVGFTAELEDRLDDIEVENLNWKKIVSDFYEILKDELEIADKEIEKVKLEDELTGEMCELCGKPMARKSGRFGDFIACTGYPECKNTKPIITKVDAKCPKCGSDIVARRGKNGRMFYGCSGYPECNQVFWSKPTDKKCPECGSILVEKKTKNSTLACSNSECGYKE from the coding sequence ATGGCAAGCTCTAAGAATCTGGTGATAGTGGAATCACCATCTAAGGCAAAGACAATAGGAAAATTTTTAGGTAGCAAATACAAAGTGGTTGCTTCGGTTGGCCATGTCAGGGATTTGCCAAAAAGTAAACTGGGTATCGATTTAGAAAATAATTTTGAACCTCAGTACATAGCCATAAGAGGAAAAGGCGATGTAATCAAAGCTATGAGACAAGAGGCCAAAAATGCTGATAAAGTTTATTTAGCAACTGACCCGGACCGGGAAGGAGAAGCTATTTCCTGGCACATTGCCCATCTTTTGGGAATTGATCCTACAAAAGCCTGCAGAATCGTTTTTAATGAAATAACTAAAAATGCAATTCAGACTGCAGTAAAAAATCCAAGAACTATTGATACAAAATTAGTTGATGCACAACAGGCTCGCAGAGTGTTAGACAGACTTGTTGGGTATCAGATCAGTCCATTATTATGGAGGAAGATAAGGCGTGGACTAAGTGCTGGCCGTGTTCAATCGGCAGCCCTTAAACTGATTTGTGACAGGGAAAATCTGATAAAAGATTTTAAACCTGTAGAATACTGGAATATTGCTGCTATGCTTTCTGAGATGCAGGATGAAAAAGGAAAATCTACTGAAAAAAAGAAATTTACTGCTAAGCTGATTGAATATCTGGGTAAGAAAATAACTGTTGACAATAAAGAAGCAGCAGATACCATTGTTGCTGCCCTAAAAAAGAATGACTACATTGTTAAAAAAGTAGAGAAAAAGGAAAGAAACAAAAGAGCGTATGCTCCTTTTACTACCAGCAGCCTGCAGCAGGATGCTGCGAATAAATTAGGGTTTTACACGAAAAAAACCATGATGATTGCACAGCAGCTTTATGAAGGCGTAGAAGTAAAGGGACATGGGACAATTGGTCTGGTAACCTATATCAGAACAGATTCAGTAAGAATTTCAGAAGAGGCTAAATCAGCAGCTAAAGTCTTTATCAATGAAAGATATGGGGAACAGTATCATTCAAATAATATTTTTTCAAATAAAAAGAGGGATGTGCAGGACGCCCATGAGGCAATCAGGCCCAGTTATATAGATTTAGTTCCAGATGAAATAAAAGAGTCTTTAACCAAAGACCAATATAACTTATATAAGCTTATCTGGTCAAGATTTATGGCAAGCCAGATGACTGCAGCAGTATATGATTCCATGGCTGTTGAAATTGAAAACGGCGACTATACATTAAAGGCAAATGGTTCAAAACTTAAGTTTGATGGATATTTAAGAGTTTATCAGGATGCTGGTGAAGAGAATAATGAAAAAATGCTGCCTGAACTTCAGGTGGGGCATAAATTGAATCTGCTGGATTTACAGTGTGATCAGAATTTTACACAGCCTCCAGCCAGATATACAGAAGCCAGTCTGGTAAAAGATCTGGAAGAAAAAAATATTGGAAGGCCAAGTACTTATGCACCAATTATAGCCACATTGATGGAAAGAAAATATGTATCAAGAGAAAAGAAATCTTTGCTTCCAACAGATTTAGGCTTTATTGTTACTGAACTAATGGAAAAATATTTTAAGGAAATTGTTGATGTTGGCTTTACAGCAGAACTTGAAGACCGCCTTGATGATATTGAAGTGGAAAATCTGAACTGGAAGAAGATTGTCAGCGATTTTTATGAAATCTTAAAGGATGAACTTGAAATTGCAGATAAAGAGATAGAAAAAGTTAAATTAGAGGATGAACTGACAGGTGAAATGTGTGAACTCTGTGGCAAGCCTATGGCAAGGAAAAGTGGCAGATTCGGAGATTTTATTGCTTGTACCGGTTATCCTGAATGTAAGAATACAAAACCAATTATCACAAAGGTGGATGCAAAGTGTCCAAAATGCGGAAGTGATATTGTAGCCAGAAGAGGAAAAAACGGAAGAATGTTTTATGGATGCAGCGGATATCCTGAGTGTAATCAAGTATTCTGGAGCAAACCAACTGATAAAAAGTGCCCGGAATGTGGCTCAATATTAGTTGAGAAAAAAACAAAAAACAGTACTTTAGCGTGTTCAAACAGCGAATGTGGGTATAAAGAATAG